The nucleotide window TACTATAACCATAGTACTTATTACTATAACAGTCATCCAACTTCTATCTTCAGGTGAAGAAAGGATAACATCAGTAAAAAGAGATATTATAGCTAATGTTATTAAAATTATTGTAAATGGATTTATAAAAGATTTTATTAATTGAATATACCAAGGAGATTGTTTTTCATGGGTTACTTCATTTATTCCGTACTTTTCTATTCTTTCATTTGCTTCTTCAGAAGTAATACCATCTTTACTTGTATTTAATAGATTATATAAGTTCTTTAAGTTCATTTTACTAAAATTGATTAAGTTTTTAGTTAAGTTTTTCATTGTTCACACCTCCAAAAAGACAACAACAAACTAAAGGGTAGTTGTATTATTTTTTTGACCCTTTTAAAGTTATTAAATTTAGTTTTACCAGAAAAAATATTTTGATTAAAAGTTTTGAATAGATGAGTAAATGGGAGGTATGAAAGATTAATTGTAAAATAAAGATAAGATCTAAACTTTATGATGAATCTTTTATACCTCACGTACTCGGCCTACTACTATGTGTTTCCATACATTCCACCTCCAAAAGTTTAAAAATAAATAAAAAAGCCCTCACCAAAACTTGAATTTGATGAAGGCATAAAAATTCATATACACATCGTCCCGTTCAAGTTTTGGCTCTGCAAGGCAGTGAAATTGCATTAGGTTAAGCCTTGAGTTCGGCAGAACCTGCTAACCAGTTCAGAGTGTCTCCACTCTTTTACGGCAGCAACCCATATCCTTGTAGTAACCTCACCTACCGAGGTACTTATTCAATTACATGTAAAATATATCACTAAAATGTTAACTTGTCAAACATAGATAATTATAACTTAATAAAATCACTTAATCTACATTGTAAAAATATCCATTTTGATATATTATGTGAATGAATATTAAACAGTTTATTTTAAAAACTCTTAGGAGGGTTTTATGAATATAAAGATAATTACTACAAAAAAGATAAATGAAAAATTTTCAATGGAAGGTATAAAGGAATATCAAAAAAGATTATCTAGATACTGTAAGTTAAAATTAGTTCAACTTAAAAATGAAAATGGGTTAGAGAAAGAAATAAATGAAAAAACATACTTGATATTAGTTAATGCTAAAGGTGAAGTAATATCATCAGAACAATTAGCAGACAAGCTATCTAATATGGCACTAAAAGGGCAAAGTGATGTTACTTTCATAGTATCTGAAGAGGAATTACCTTCTGATATAGCTGATAAAGCAGACTTTAAGTTAGCAGTATCTAGAATGGATATAGGTCTTAATGTACTTACATTAACGCTACATGAACAGATTTATAGGGCGTTTAGGATTAATGGGGGGGAACCGTACCACAAATGATTACGGTTTTCTCTAAGATTCAGTATTTGCAATGTATATGAAGTGATAAGCTAAAAGATAGTTACTGAAATAAAGCAAGCAAGAGCCGTACGCACTTGTCACACTTGCATTTTCATTCCTTACAGAATTAGTAAAAGGAATCATTATTATCCTTGCAGTATTGTACCAGAGTGAAAGGAAAAATAATTACATAACTATGAAATAAAAGCCATATTCTATGATCATAGAATATGGCTTTTGTAATTTGGTTCTATTTCCTATTGACAGTATTGGATAAAAGTGTTATATTCACTATAGACCAACTAGTCTAGACTTGGTGGTCTATAAAGATAATAAAGGAGATATAATAAAAATTGAAAGAAAAGTCTTTTGAAAGAAAAACAGAACTTCTTGAGGCAGCATTAGATGAATTTATAACAAAAAACTATGAAGATGCTTCGCTCAATAACATCATAAGAAATGCAAAGATCAGTAAAGGAACTTTTTACTACCACTTTCAGGATAAACAGGCACTTTATCTGTTTTTATTAGAGTCTTCTGTAAGAACCAAATGGGAATTTGTTAGTAAAAGGATTAATGAATATCCAGAAGCATATGAAGGAAAGGACATTTTTGAAAAGTTTAAAATGCAAGCAAGAATTGGTGCAGAATTTGCTATTGCTTTCCCAAAGTTTCATAGGTTGAGTAAGATGTTTACGAAAGAAAAGGGTAACAAAATATACGATATTGCAAAGGGTATATTAGGAAGTGATACGGAAAAATTGCTTGAAGAAATGATAGACAAAGCCATAGAAAATGGAGACTTTAAAAAGGAATTTTCTAAGGATTTTATTGTAAAAACTGTAAGCTACCTGTTTATTCATTTTGATGAGATTTTTTATACGAAAGAGGATTTTGAACTTGAAAAAATGATTGAAAACCTTGATAATTATGTGGACTTTATGAAAGGTGGTTTAGGTAAATAGGGAGTTTATGCAAATATGAGATGGGAGTGAATATTATGGGAAATACTCAACTCAAACGCTATGATAAAATGTTAGCTTTGACCTTTGCAGTATTTACATTATTATTTATTGTTTTGGCATTTACGAATAAGAGCTTTTTCAATTGGGCTTATGAACGCCACCAAAATCAATTAAGCTGGTATTTAAGACCATTATTCCTTATACCCTTTTGTTATTTTGCATATAAAAGAAGTTGGGCTGGTATTTTCGGAACGATTTTTCTTCTTTTAACGAGCATGTTTTGGTTTCCAAGGCCGGAAGTTGTAAGTGACCAAGTAAAACAATTCTTGGAAATGGAAAAGGAATATTTAAGCGGTGATTGGGGAAGTGCAAAAATACTGATGTCACTTCTTATACCCGTCTCGTTTACCGCACTAGCCGTAGCATTCTGGAAGCGCAGCTTATGGTTTGGATTATCCGTTGTTATCTTTATGGCTGTGGCTAAAATGATATGGAGTGTAGCCTTTGGTGGCGAAGCAGGAAAGTCCATCTTTATACCTGCAATTTTAGGGTTAGTAATTTGTATTGGTTTAATTTATCTGGGATTTAGGAAGCTCGAAAAAAAGAATAAATGGTATGATTGATGATTTGATGTCAGAAAAAATATCTATATGGAGCTCTGATTGCCTTGATTTTTCAAGGAATTCAGGGTTCTTTTGTTCATACTGAGTGACTCAATTATTTTGTTAATATAGAAATCTCAGTTACAACGATACGGTGAACCTTACCATAGCGTAATTTATTTAATAGTGGGCGAATATTGAATATGGGTAAAAAGTGAAGCTTTAGATATGATTTCATCAAAAAGATTATAGTACCGCATTAAATTTTTCCTCTATTTGTAGTATAATTTAATCTAAGAATTGGGGAGTGTGAGAACATGAAATTCATTAAATTTTTAACTATCACTGTAGTATTGGTAGGTGTCATTGGTTACGGAGTTTATCACTATGGTACTAAGATTGCTTCCGACAAGGTAGTGAAAATGGTTTTTACAGAACTTGAAGGCAGCGGAGAATTAAAAGAAATAAAGAAAACCATTGAAAGTGATTCTAAACTAAAATCATTTATAGAAGACGCTGAAACAGTAGATAGTAGCAAATTACCGTTTACTACAAAAGAGGAAGCGACTAAGGTATTAATTAAAAAAGTTGGTATTTTTGAACTTAATGATATTAGAGTACAAGTACAGGATGGATCTATTTCTAAAAGAAAGGCCTTTAAAGAAATTCAGGGAAAATTGACGGAAGAGGAAGTTCAGGCATTAAAAGTAATTGCTTATAAAGAGCTATATGAATAGACCTGTGGGGAGGAGGCTGAAAAGTTTAGTCCTCTTTTTATTATATTTAAAACCTCCGTTTATGCCGGTGGTGCAGAGAAAGCTTTCTAGAAAATATGATAGCTAAAGGTAAGATAAGAAAAGAAAGGAGAATGAATTTGTATGAATAAAATAAATAGTCAAGAAGAGGCAATCTTTTCAAATGAACCATGGAAAGTGGTGTTAGACTTCTGGTTTAATCCAGAAAATAAACCATACTGGTTTAAAAAAAGTGAGGATTTTGATAATAAACTACGCAATAAGTTTTATAATATATGGCAAAGTGGATGTCAAGGATTACTATCAGACTGGCGAGTATCGTTACATGGACGTTTAGCAGAAATTATTGTATTAGACCAATTCTCTAGAAACTTATGTCGTGAAAAAGCATGTGCATTTACTCAGGATGGGATGGCTTTAGTATTATCTCAAGAAGCAATAAAACAGCCTGGATTTAGTGAAATGTCAAAGGAAGAAAAAAAGTTTATGATTATGCCGTTTATGCATTCTGAATCATCTGAAATACATAAACAAGCAGTTGTTTTATTCGAAGAACTAGGTGATAAAGAAACAGCTGAATATGAATATCGTCATAAAGAAATTATAGATCGATTTGGCCGTTATCCTCATCGTAATAAGGCTCTTAATCGTAAATATACTCTAGAAGAGATTGAATTTTTGAAACAACCCGGCAGTAGTTTTTAAAAGATTGGAATTGATATAATAATTTATATAATTATTTTCTAAACATCAAAAAAGCCTCCTTTATCGATAATAAGGTAAACCATACTATAAATAACTGAGTCTTGGAAACATATGGTATAATAAAGGATGACTTACTAAGATCGTGGAGGGAACTAGATGAAAAGATTAATAATAACTTTTTGTATATTTGCTACACTGTTATTTACTGGATGTAGGTTAAATTACATGAGCTCTCTATATTCAAAAGATAACAAGATTTCAAGTGACACAAATTCATTTAGTTTAAACAAGGAAGAACAATCGATGGATGATCAAGAGTACATAGGTAAATTAGAATTTGAAGGAATGGATACTATTTGGAAGTATAATGCTGAAAATGATATGAAGATTAAACTTTCATATTTATTATCAGTAAATAAAGGTAAAGCGAAATTAGTTTTAATTGATCCAACAGGAAAGGTAGAAACACTTATTGAGAATAAGGATAGCAACACTCAAAAGAATATAGAAACAATTATGATATCTCTAAAAAAGGGTAAAAATAGGATTAAGCTAGTTGCATCGAATAAAGCACAAATTGAACTTAAACTTAATGTAAATGTGGGTGATCTTAATAAGATTGGATTTGATAGATAAGCAAGTGAAGAAAGATTGGTATGCTAGTCAGTCAAGTTTTTGGGCTCATGAAAAACATATAGTGTTATCAGAAGTGTTTCATTATCCAGAAGAAAAAGTATTTCTAAATCAGGATATTGTTATCTTAGAGTCTGATAACTTTAAAGTTTATAGATCCTATGATCATTATTACTCTGAAGAGGAACTTATACATTTATTAGATAAAAATAAATTTAAAAATTATCATTTCTTTTATGATATTATAGAGGACAATAACTTTGTATCAGATAATGTAGTTTTTACAGTTACACAAAAATAGCTAGATAAGTTTTATAAAAACCTCAGCATAACATATGGCTAACCGTATCATAAGTAACATAGAGTTTTTATCCTGAATTACTAATTGTTTAGTTTACAATAATAAAATCCTCGAGAATAATATCAAGGATTTTATTTTTTACTTAAGTAGAGGATAGAATTACTAAAAATGATCATTTTATAATAAATGGTCATTTTTTTATGTGAAAATAGAATTAGAAGTCAAATAAAAGAAAATAAAGTATAACAAAGTTCAATAAAATACAATAAATTGCTTGACTAATATAAAAAGAATTATTATAATTTGATCATAAACTAATTTTGGAAGGGTGGATTTTTATGGAGAATCAATTCTATACAATAGATAAAGTTGCAGAAATATTAGGTATGCATCATAAAACTATAAGAAAATTTATAAGAGAAGGTAAACTTGGAGCAAACAAAGTTGGAAAGCAATGGAGAATTTCAGTACATGATTTAAGTGTTTTTATGGAAAGAAATAGCGTTAATATTAATGATAAAAAAATAAGTAAAGAATCAAATATTGACTTTCATACTAATGAAGAAGTGGGAGATATTATAAAGAAAAAGATAAATGTATCAACCGTTGTAGATATTAATAATGTAGATAAGGATGAATATTTTAGGATTTCAAATACTCTTATAGCTATAATGAATTGTAAAGACCCTAAAATGGGAAAATCAACAATTAATATGAAATATGATGATAAAGAAAACAGATTAAGAGTAATGTTATGGGGCGGGATAAAGTTTATAGAAGATATGTTAAGTTCAATTTCATTACTTTTAGAACAAAATGATTTACAAGGGGAGAAACACGATGAATTATAGAGTAGTAAAAAAGGACAACAAAAAATATATTAACTATACTTCTTGTGAGACAAAAATTTGTTCAGAACAAGATGTATTAGATCTTATTTCCATTTGTTTTGAAAATAATTCAGATATATTAATACTTCATGTTGAAACAGTATCTGAAGATTTCTTTAATCTTAAAACAAGATTAGCAGGAACGATGTTACAAAAATTTATGAATTATAATATAAAATTAGCCATTATTTTAGACAATGAAGAAAAATTTAATGATAGATTTAAAGAAATGATTATTGAAGCTAATAAAGGAAATCATTTCAGAATATTTAAAAATATTTCAGAAGCTGAAAGTTGGATTTTAAGTTTATGATACTAAAGAGGAAAATAAAACGAAAATGAATATTGCATTTGAAACTCAGGAAGGAAAAAATGATGTTATAAAACATTATGATTTATTTATCGAAAAGTGAATGATCACCATTGTTTATAAGTACTATTATAAATATATATTTATAATAATGAATCTCCTATCTATTAGAATCATAGATAGGAGATTCTTATATTTTTTAGGAGAATAATATGATAGAATTTAGCTATTTAAGGGAAAAATAAAAAATGAATATTCTACTTAAAGGGTATAAGAATTAATTAAGGGTATTTGATTCAAATACATCAAAAGTAGATTGAAGTATTAATATGATGGCGGACATGAACTTAAATTTGATGAAGGCATAAAAATTTATATAGGCATCTACATGCAGATATATCATTAAAATGTTAACTTATAAGACATAATTAATCGATAAAATTAACTAATTTACATTATAAAAATACTTATTTTGATATAATAGATAAAGTATACTTTAAGTCAACAATATTCAGAATGGATATAGATATTAATGCACCTACATTAACGTTACATTAACAGATTCGGTTATTAGTTCAGATTTTCGTATATCTTATTTTGAATATAGATTGAACAAGACATCAGCACAAAGATGTTTATATACTAGGAAATAATGGAGGACAATTTATGAAACTAATGTGGAATTATATTAAAAGATATAAGAGGTATCTTGTATTAAGTGTCTTTTGTGCCTTTGGGTTTGCACTTATAGAGCTTGGACTTCCTACACTATTAGCTATGATGATAGATAAGGGAGTAGCAGTAAAAGACTTTGAAGTAGTAAAAAAAATAGGCCTTTGGATGATAGGAATATGTAGTGTTGGTCTTATTGGATTATTAAGCTTAGCATATTCTGTAAGTAGAATGACAACATTTATAATGAGAGATCTTAGAAGAGATATTTTTAGAAAAATTCAAGGTTACTCTCATTTAGAATATGGAAAGTTTGGAGCAGCATCTTTAAATACTCGTACAATGAACGACGTCTATAAGATAATGACATTTCTACAAACGATTTTAAGAATAGGAATTATAGCACCATTAATGTTTATTAGCAGTTTTATTATGATTATCAAGACAAGTCCATTTTTATCATGGGGACTATTTATCGCCATTCCGATTATAATTGTTGGAGTTATTTTTATTGGTAAAAATGCACAACCTTTGTCTACTAATCAGCAGCTAGGACTAGATGGCATCAATATGATATTTAAAGAGAATCTAACAGGGTTACGTGTTATTCGCGCATTTGGTAATGAGTCTTTTCAAGAAGAGAGATTTAAGGAAGTTAACAATAATTATACAAAAACTTCTAGGAAACTTTTTAAACTAATGGGAATTGCGCAACCAGGATTTTCATTTATCTTTAATATAATTTTTGCTTTTATCATTTGGTTTGGAGCTAAATTAGTGGGATCAGGTGATTTACTAGTGGGTAACCTAGTGGCATTTATTGAGTATATATTCCATGCAATGTTTTCTGCTATGTTATTTGCTAATGTATTTATGATGTATCCACTTGCTGCAGTTTCTGCAAATCGTATTCAGGAGATTTTAGATTCTAATTCAGAAATACATCATAGAGAAAATGGAATAG belongs to Gottschalkia purinilytica and includes:
- a CDS encoding DUF924 family protein, with translation MLDFWFNPENKPYWFKKSEDFDNKLRNKFYNIWQSGCQGLLSDWRVSLHGRLAEIIVLDQFSRNLCREKACAFTQDGMALVLSQEAIKQPGFSEMSKEEKKFMIMPFMHSESSEIHKQAVVLFEELGDKETAEYEYRHKEIIDRFGRYPHRNKALNRKYTLEEIEFLKQPGSSF
- a CDS encoding helix-turn-helix domain-containing protein, yielding MENQFYTIDKVAEILGMHHKTIRKFIREGKLGANKVGKQWRISVHDLSVFMERNSVNINDKKISKESNIDFHTNEEVGDIIKKKINVSTVVDINNVDKDEYFRISNTLIAIMNCKDPKMGKSTINMKYDDKENRLRVMLWGGIKFIEDMLSSISLLLEQNDLQGEKHDEL
- a CDS encoding 23S rRNA (pseudouridine(1915)-N(3))-methyltransferase RlmH, producing the protein MNIKIITTKKINEKFSMEGIKEYQKRLSRYCKLKLVQLKNENGLEKEINEKTYLILVNAKGEVISSEQLADKLSNMALKGQSDVTFIVSEEELPSDIADKADFKLAVSRMDIGLNVLTLTLHEQIYRAFRINGGEPYHK
- a CDS encoding ABC transporter ATP-binding protein, with translation MKLMWNYIKRYKRYLVLSVFCAFGFALIELGLPTLLAMMIDKGVAVKDFEVVKKIGLWMIGICSVGLIGLLSLAYSVSRMTTFIMRDLRRDIFRKIQGYSHLEYGKFGAASLNTRTMNDVYKIMTFLQTILRIGIIAPLMFISSFIMIIKTSPFLSWGLFIAIPIIIVGVIFIGKNAQPLSTNQQLGLDGINMIFKENLTGLRVIRAFGNESFQEERFKEVNNNYTKTSRKLFKLMGIAQPGFSFIFNIIFAFIIWFGAKLVGSGDLLVGNLVAFIEYIFHAMFSAMLFANVFMMYPLAAVSANRIQEILDSNSEIHHRENGIAKTETKGVIEFQDVTFAYPGESEEPVIKNVSFTAKPGETVAFIGSTGSGKSTLIQLIPRFYDVTRGRILIDGVDVKDYDIKILRQKIGYVPQKALLFTGTIEDNLRYGKHNLTLEELKDAVRVAQAEDFINQKPDGFETFLSEGGSNLSGGQKQRLAIARAIVRKPEIYIFDDSFSALDYRTDLKLRTALKEKTKDSTVLIVAQRVGTIKNADKIIVLNEGEVVAQGTHKELLKTSNIYYDIASSQLSKEELMKDEE
- a CDS encoding TetR/AcrR family transcriptional regulator, with product MKEKSFERKTELLEAALDEFITKNYEDASLNNIIRNAKISKGTFYYHFQDKQALYLFLLESSVRTKWEFVSKRINEYPEAYEGKDIFEKFKMQARIGAEFAIAFPKFHRLSKMFTKEKGNKIYDIAKGILGSDTEKLLEEMIDKAIENGDFKKEFSKDFIVKTVSYLFIHFDEIFYTKEDFELEKMIENLDNYVDFMKGGLGK
- a CDS encoding DUF4180 domain-containing protein; this encodes MNYRVVKKDNKKYINYTSCETKICSEQDVLDLISICFENNSDILILHVETVSEDFFNLKTRLAGTMLQKFMNYNIKLAIILDNEEKFNDRFKEMIIEANKGNHFRIFKNISEAESWILSL